The region GTGTAAACTGAAAAATTTGGAAAAAGCTAACGAGCTGTTGCAGAAAATGGTTGCCAATGGTTTGAGTCCTGACAATATGACCTACACTAGCATTATTCAAGCTAACTTGGAAATCGGCCATCTTAGTCGGGCTAAAGAGTTGTTTCATGAAATGGTGAGCAGAGGATTGAAGCCCACTGTTGTGACATACACAATGTTAATTTATGAATTTGCTGGTAAAGGCAGGCTAGATCTGGCGTTCATGTATTTTTCAGACATGCTAGAGAAGGGTACTCTACCAAATGTCGTAACCTACAATGTGCTAATAAATGGACTTTGCAGAGTTGGAAGAATGGATCATGCCTATAGATATTTTGCTGAGATGAAGGAAGAAGGTATACCTCCCAACAAGTACACATACACTATATTGATAAGGGAGAACTGCAATATGGGTAATTTGTACGAGGCCCTACAGCTATATGAAGAGATGGTAGATAAAGGGATCCAGCCTGATTCTTGTACATATAGTGCATTGCTGAAGCATCTGGGCAATCAGTACAAGTGGCATGCAGTCAGATACCTCGAATACATACTTCTCAGTAATGATGTCGAAGCTAAGGCTAATTAACAATGCTTGATTTGTTGTGAAACCCTCTGCTGTTTGGGTGTTTGATTTTTTGGTAGTGCAGTATGTAAGGTAGTTAAGAAAACGATTGGCCAGGGCATGCCACACCTGAAGCTGCTCTTCAGATTCCTTTCGATCAGTCACCATGGCATACTTGCTTCCTTGCAATTTTTTTGTGATAAAGTAATTTTTCCCATCTTCACAACTTTCATTCCCCTAAAATTCTATTTTGACTGCCATTCGTTTATAAGCTGAAGTTGTTGATGTGATTTTTGCAGCTCAGTTTTTGCAGCTCATTATGTGCCTGGCCTTTGTTATCATTAGAATTAGATTGAGTTGCCACTTGATGTTTCATTGAGATATAGTGTATATTCCTATTTTCAGCACTAGAGTCTCCAATGAATTAGGGGCTGGAAATCCACAAGGAGCTCGTGTAGCTGTGTTTGTTGTGGTGATTATGGCACTATCAGAGGCAATTATTATAAGTGGAACTATCTTTGCTTGTCGGAACATTTTTGGCTACACTTTTAGCAACGAAAAAGAAGTTATTGTTTATGTGACAGATATGGCTCCTCTGATTTGTTTATCTATTATTATGGATAGTCTTCAAGGAGTGTTTTCAGGTTAGATCTTCGTTATTTAAAGACTGACTAACTATTTGCATTTACATGCCGTTTATCCTAATCTCATTTCCTCCCTTTTCCTGCTTTCTTTAAATTTGTGTAAAAGATGATGTCGTCTTACATACACCACTTCAATTTATTCTTTATAACAGGTGTTGCTAGGGGATGTGGATGGCAGCATCTTGGGGCTTATGTCAATCTTGCTGCATTCTACCTTTTTGGAATTCCCCTAGCCGCTGCACTGGGATTTTGGGTACAGCTGCGAGGAAAAGGACTATGGATTAGCGTACAGGCTGGCGCTGCTCTACAAACAATTTTGCTCTTCATCATTACAGTATGCACAAATTGGGAAATGCAGGTTGAACCTTCAGCCTACTTATAGCAAGTGCAGTAACTTACATAATTTGGTAAATTATAGCAGAAATCACTGTCCATGTCAGAGGCATGCAATAATAATACTAAGTATTAGCAATAGCCAGGAGGTCCTCACATAAATAAAATGAAGGGTTAATGGATTTAAAAGATAATGTAATAAAGAAATGCAAATGCAACCCAAATTATATTATTCCTTGTGATGATAAAAGAAAAAAGTTTTAAGATTCTTTCTAACTTGTGGTGAATATTAGAATTTATGATTTGTCAGAATTACAAATAGTTTGCAATATAAAATATTGAATTAGCCAAAGGTTCTATCCAAGTAAGTCCACTTTAAATTGAAGTATGAATAGAAATGACTTCTTAAATGATGACCTCTCCAATTCCTTCTGCACTTTTATTAATAGGACAAGCCCAATTCAAGTCGAGCACAGACCGCTTGATCATGTTTTGATAAACAATAAACATATTTGTAGTTCAAGCACTATTATGTTTTTAGGGGCTATATTTTGGCCATTTCAGTTCTTGAGCTTTTAATGTGCAGGCTGTTATGGCAAGGGACAGGTTGCACTAGCAAGCAGCTTCAACGGATCTTACCTTACTCATTTTAAGTTGTCATAAAGAAATGTAACACGGGATATGAAAATGAGCACGTCTAGTTTTGTTTTAGAATTGTATGTCAATTGTACTTCTATAGTAACCCTGTATGACATCCGTATTTTGACATGGTGATGAACAATAAGAGATAGTTTCCAGGGTAAACCAGGCTTGAAATCCCCCTCTTAAATTCTGGACTGAGTTCTGAATGAAAATTTGTAGGGTTCGTTAGGCATTCATATTGACATTTATACATCTATTATCTATAATGTTTACCGGGATtacaaatcaacatttgagttGATATTCTTCCCACTTCCCAGACCCTACCTAGAATGTATCATTGGATATAAAATTTCAGCAAAAACGATATGTCCAACACCCTGAGGCCTGAATATGAAATGTTCTGTTGCAGGAAGTTTAAT is a window of Apium graveolens cultivar Ventura chromosome 11, ASM990537v1, whole genome shotgun sequence DNA encoding:
- the LOC141695528 gene encoding protein DETOXIFICATION 13-like, which translates into the protein MALSEAIIISGTIFACRNIFGYTFSNEKEVIVYVTDMAPLICLSIIMDSLQGVFSGVARGCGWQHLGAYVNLAAFYLFGIPLAAALGFWVQLRGKGLWISVQAGAALQTILLFIITVCTNWEMQVEPSAYL